A single Ignavibacteriales bacterium DNA region contains:
- a CDS encoding DNA-directed RNA polymerase subunit omega, translating to MPLEPIDLREIDKRAGNIYEAIVIAGRKARDLNDEVKLEFENRLKDVVGTVVDDDAEDFNNPQQRSLSAEFEKRDKPHIHALKQFLNDEIEYTYKGKEK from the coding sequence ATGCCGTTAGAACCAATTGATCTGCGTGAGATAGATAAAAGAGCCGGTAATATATATGAAGCTATAGTCATAGCCGGACGCAAAGCCCGCGATCTCAATGATGAAGTAAAACTTGAATTTGAGAACCGCCTTAAGGATGTTGTTGGTACCGTGGTTGATGATGATGCAGAGGATTTCAACAATCCGCAGCAGAGAAGTCTTTCTGCTGAGTTTGAAAAAAGGGATAAACCCCACATTCATGCTCTGAAACAGTTCCTCAACGACGAGATCGAATACACCTACAAGGGAAAGGAAAAGTGA
- the gmk gene encoding guanylate kinase — translation MQKGKILVISAPSGTGKTTILKQVLQKHPDIVFSVSATTRKMREGEVHGRDYFFISREEFEQKIAEDKFAEWERVYDYYYGTLKEFISTTIENGRHILLELDVKGALSIKKSYPGAALIFIEPPSLEALRERLTKRKTETEEDLAKRLNRAEMEISQKEHFEYHLVNSDVEKAVFELDRLIDEIKQKGNE, via the coding sequence CTGCAGAAGGGTAAAATTCTGGTTATTTCGGCCCCCAGCGGAACGGGAAAAACAACCATTCTGAAACAGGTTTTGCAGAAACACCCGGATATTGTATTTTCGGTTTCTGCAACCACAAGAAAAATGAGAGAAGGGGAAGTTCACGGCAGAGATTATTTCTTCATAAGCCGTGAGGAGTTTGAACAGAAGATAGCCGAAGATAAATTTGCTGAATGGGAAAGAGTGTATGATTATTATTATGGCACTCTGAAGGAGTTTATCAGCACAACCATTGAAAACGGCCGTCATATTCTGCTTGAACTTGACGTGAAGGGAGCGCTTTCGATAAAGAAAAGCTATCCCGGGGCAGCATTGATATTTATTGAGCCCCCCTCGCTTGAAGCGCTTAGGGAGAGGCTGACAAAAAGAAAAACGGAGACTGAAGAGGACCTGGCAAAACGTCTTAACAGAGCCGAAATGGAAATAAGCCAGAAAGAGCATTTTGAATATCATCTGGTTAATTCTGATGTTGAAAAAGCCGTCTTCGAACTTGACCGTCTTATTGATGAAATTAAACAAAAAGGAAACGAATAG
- a CDS encoding YicC family protein codes for MIYSMTGFGKASGSSNGLFFEVEIKSVNSRFLEVGMRLPASLQSREFEIRELLRERIKRGKISLYISQRSEPGTVNAETIDKERFSEVISLLRTVKEEFGLKEDVGLSHLTAFKELFVIESDGVDDETFEGVKKVLGNAVDNLSGMRGKEGDHLKDDLLSRLKLIDEALERIMGAFKSSLKEHFEKQKERARELVAESTSFNERLELELALLTDKADITEECTRLKSHIKVFTTTLKTGGEVGRKLNFLCQELHRESNTISAKSIAAEIIHETLVIKEEIEKIKEQVQNIE; via the coding sequence ATGATTTACAGTATGACCGGTTTTGGCAAGGCCTCAGGGTCTTCCAACGGTCTCTTTTTTGAAGTCGAAATTAAAAGCGTAAACAGCCGATTTTTAGAAGTCGGTATGCGGCTGCCTGCCTCGCTGCAGAGCCGTGAATTCGAAATCAGGGAGCTTCTCAGAGAGAGAATTAAAAGGGGCAAGATTTCTCTCTATATTTCCCAAAGGTCAGAACCCGGAACCGTAAACGCTGAAACAATTGATAAAGAACGCTTTTCAGAGGTTATCAGTCTACTCAGAACAGTTAAAGAGGAATTTGGTCTGAAGGAAGATGTCGGGCTCAGCCACCTGACTGCATTCAAGGAACTGTTTGTTATCGAATCGGACGGAGTGGACGATGAGACCTTTGAAGGGGTGAAAAAAGTGCTCGGCAATGCTGTTGATAACCTTTCAGGAATGCGGGGCAAAGAGGGAGATCATCTTAAAGATGATCTGCTTTCGAGGCTGAAACTGATAGATGAGGCACTTGAGAGAATTATGGGAGCATTCAAGTCATCGCTTAAAGAGCATTTTGAGAAGCAGAAAGAACGTGCCCGCGAATTAGTGGCGGAATCCACTTCATTCAACGAACGTCTTGAACTGGAACTTGCGCTTTTAACGGATAAAGCCGATATTACTGAAGAATGCACCCGGCTTAAAAGCCATATTAAAGTATTTACCACCACCCTCAAAACTGGCGGTGAAGTTGGCAGAAAACTTAATTTCCTTTGTCAGGAACTGCATCGCGAGAGTAACACGATTTCCGCGAAATCCATTGCAGCCGAAATCATCCATGAGACTCTGGTCATCAAAGAGGAAATTGAGAAAATAAAGGAACAGGTTCAGAATATTGAATAA
- a CDS encoding nucleotidyltransferase: protein MRYAKFLAVLKALKDKGVEYVLVGGYAVILHGSQRTTTHLDIFVRTTDENLHKLREALKSVFNEQSIEEITVSELNEYSVLRFISEEEITIDIISNLGEMFSIDDLVFEDILVDGNSIRVASLETLFKLKQNTYRPIDQEDSLFISEMLKEKFKK, encoded by the coding sequence ATGAGATATGCAAAGTTTCTTGCGGTTCTAAAGGCGCTCAAAGATAAGGGAGTGGAATATGTTCTTGTGGGAGGATATGCCGTTATTCTTCATGGTTCCCAGCGTACAACGACACACCTGGATATTTTTGTACGGACTACGGATGAAAACCTGCATAAGTTAAGAGAGGCACTCAAAAGTGTTTTCAATGAACAGTCTATTGAGGAAATAACTGTATCAGAACTTAATGAGTATTCGGTATTGCGTTTCATTTCAGAGGAGGAAATTACTATCGATATTATTAGTAATTTAGGGGAAATGTTCTCAATTGACGATTTAGTTTTTGAGGATATTCTGGTTGATGGAAATTCAATAAGAGTTGCTTCTCTGGAAACACTTTTTAAACTTAAGCAAAATACCTATAGGCCAATTGACCAGGAGGATTCCTTGTTCATCAGTGAAATGCTGAAGGAAAAATTCAAAAAGTAA
- a CDS encoding acetyl-CoA carboxylase carboxyltransferase subunit alpha, with translation MAKNYLEFEKPIVELEEKLAEMKKMSDALEIEGEILQIEKKVNELKESIYKGLTRWQRVQLARHPERPYTLDYIYLMTEHFVELHGDRYFKDDKAIVGGFAQLGDYKVMMIGHQKGRDTKSNLYRNFGMPNPEGYRKALRLMKLAEKFNKPVITMLDTPGAFPGLEAEERGQAEAIARNLFEMARLKVPIIVVIIGEGASGGALGIGVGDRILMLENCWYSVISPESCSSILWRSWDFKEQAAEALKLTAPDLIEQKVIDRIVPEPLGGAHKNHEEAASLLKKALIEELNQLVKIKPDRLVENRIEKFANMGAYQE, from the coding sequence ATGGCAAAAAATTACCTGGAATTTGAAAAGCCAATTGTAGAATTGGAAGAAAAGCTGGCAGAAATGAAAAAAATGTCGGATGCACTTGAAATTGAAGGCGAGATTCTTCAGATAGAGAAGAAAGTCAACGAACTCAAGGAGAGTATATATAAGGGACTCACAAGGTGGCAGAGGGTTCAGCTTGCCCGGCACCCCGAAAGGCCTTATACCCTGGACTATATTTATCTGATGACCGAGCATTTTGTTGAGCTTCACGGTGACCGGTATTTTAAGGATGACAAAGCAATCGTCGGCGGATTTGCTCAGCTTGGCGATTATAAGGTCATGATGATAGGGCACCAGAAGGGAAGAGACACGAAGTCAAATCTCTACCGCAATTTTGGTATGCCGAATCCGGAAGGTTACCGTAAAGCTCTGCGGCTGATGAAACTTGCTGAAAAATTTAACAAGCCCGTAATAACAATGCTCGATACCCCAGGCGCTTTCCCCGGGCTTGAAGCAGAAGAACGGGGGCAGGCCGAAGCCATTGCTCGAAACCTCTTTGAGATGGCGCGGCTAAAAGTCCCGATCATTGTTGTCATCATTGGCGAAGGAGCCAGCGGAGGTGCTCTCGGTATCGGAGTTGGAGACAGAATCCTTATGCTTGAAAACTGCTGGTACTCGGTAATCAGTCCGGAGTCATGCTCCTCGATTCTCTGGAGAAGCTGGGATTTCAAGGAACAGGCAGCTGAAGCTCTTAAACTTACTGCACCAGATCTGATCGAGCAGAAAGTAATTGACCGCATCGTTCCCGAACCTCTCGGCGGTGCTCATAAAAACCACGAGGAAGCAGCGTCTCTTCTGAAAAAAGCGCTGATTGAAGAACTCAACCAGCTCGTTAAAATTAAACCCGACCGCCTGGTTGAAAACCGCATCGAAAAATTCGCGAATATGGGGGCGTATCAGGAGTAG